Proteins from one Desulfonema limicola genomic window:
- a CDS encoding DUF2156 domain-containing protein, producing the protein MFLNFEPVSLYKQHDYLRLLMKTPWKASDYSFINLLGWGREYGLEWAWENNMVWIRQTVPETIYWAPIGDWENTDWNQVLESFCPENNHFTRIPGALMQIWKKIFQDRIQVKPVKAHWDYIYLANELIELKGNRFHKKKNLLKQFKRKYNYSYKPLNSGLIQSVLEMQEDWCLCRDCESAETLAAENRAVSRVLNEWQKLENLLGGAVFVDNIMAAFTIAEEMPDDMVLIHFEKGMTDYKGIYQAVNQMFLEAENRFKYVNREQDLGEEGLRKAKRSYNPVDFIEKYQAEFL; encoded by the coding sequence ATGTTTTTAAATTTTGAACCGGTCAGTCTGTATAAACAGCACGATTATCTTAGACTTTTAATGAAAACACCCTGGAAAGCTTCAGATTACAGTTTTATAAACCTTCTGGGATGGGGCAGGGAATATGGTCTGGAATGGGCATGGGAAAATAATATGGTCTGGATAAGGCAGACTGTTCCTGAGACCATATACTGGGCACCCATTGGAGACTGGGAAAACACAGACTGGAATCAGGTTTTAGAATCTTTTTGCCCGGAAAATAATCATTTTACACGTATTCCTGGAGCATTGATGCAGATATGGAAAAAAATTTTTCAAGATAGAATCCAGGTTAAGCCTGTTAAAGCCCATTGGGATTATATATATCTGGCAAATGAACTGATTGAACTTAAAGGCAATAGATTTCATAAAAAAAAGAACCTGCTCAAGCAGTTTAAGAGAAAATATAATTATTCATACAAGCCTCTTAATTCTGGATTAATACAATCTGTCCTGGAAATGCAGGAGGACTGGTGTTTATGCAGGGACTGCGAATCTGCTGAAACCCTTGCTGCTGAAAACAGGGCTGTTTCAAGGGTTTTAAATGAATGGCAGAAACTTGAAAACCTGCTGGGCGGAGCAGTTTTTGTGGATAATATAATGGCAGCATTTACAATAGCTGAAGAAATGCCTGATGATATGGTGCTTATTCATTTTGAAAAAGGAATGACAGATTACAAGGGAATTTACCAGGCTGTTAATCAGATGTTTTTGGAAGCTGAAAATAGATTTAAATATGTAAACAGGGAGCAGGATCTGGGAGAAGAGGGACTCCGTAAAGCAAAACGTTCTTATAATCCTGTTGATTTTATTGAGAAATACCAGGCAGAATTTTTATAA